Proteins from one Chitinophaga oryzae genomic window:
- a CDS encoding FecR family protein, with translation MSVTRGKVKVEDGSKVLAVLTPDQQIVYNTRNAAARHEAVNAAARASWTTNEMVFENATFETIANTLSKRYEVNIQFSDDALKQCPVRVSFAGTESLEEVLDVICGVRNATYKIENGHDVLIKGKGC, from the coding sequence GTGTCGGTTACACGAGGAAAAGTAAAAGTGGAAGACGGCTCCAAGGTGCTGGCCGTATTAACACCCGATCAACAGATCGTTTATAATACCAGGAATGCCGCCGCGCGGCACGAAGCGGTGAATGCGGCGGCCCGTGCCAGCTGGACCACCAACGAGATGGTTTTCGAAAACGCAACCTTCGAAACCATTGCCAACACACTCAGCAAACGTTATGAAGTGAACATACAATTCAGTGATGACGCTTTAAAACAATGTCCTGTCCGCGTATCCTTCGCAGGTACTGAATCACTCGAAGAAGTCCTCGATGTGATCTGCGGTGTCAGAAATGCCACGTATAAAATAGAAAACGGCCACGACGTGCTCATAAAAGGCAAAGGCTGCTAA
- a CDS encoding FecR family protein produces MDEQNLYVLLQKYSQGACTEEELNTLEGWYAALGQDLPDEVIDPQSEAARQLTQQQLLALRSRLVAAPAAAPLTVVKQGAWKKLLRYAAVWTGLLILAGAGYWWYRYNNPSPDATVRQYAGSQTDFDRYLTLPDGSTVVLHRGSRLVVPEQFNGPSREVTLLGEAYFDIRSDSAKPFVINTGQLKTTVLGTAFNISAYPGRQR; encoded by the coding sequence ATGGATGAACAAAATTTGTATGTACTGTTACAGAAATATAGTCAGGGTGCCTGTACTGAAGAAGAGCTCAACACGCTGGAAGGCTGGTATGCCGCTCTCGGGCAGGACCTGCCTGATGAAGTGATAGATCCGCAAAGCGAGGCAGCGCGGCAACTTACACAGCAGCAGCTGCTGGCGTTACGGTCGCGGTTGGTTGCCGCTCCTGCAGCAGCGCCGCTGACGGTAGTGAAACAGGGCGCCTGGAAAAAACTGCTGCGTTATGCCGCCGTCTGGACCGGCCTCCTTATACTGGCCGGTGCAGGTTACTGGTGGTACCGGTACAACAACCCGTCTCCCGATGCTACGGTACGGCAGTACGCCGGCAGTCAGACAGATTTTGACCGCTATCTGACACTGCCCGACGGCAGTACCGTAGTGCTGCACCGCGGCAGCCGCCTGGTGGTGCCGGAGCAGTTCAACGGTCCTTCCCGCGAAGTGACGCTGCTGGGCGAAGCCTATTTCGATATCCGGTCCGACAGCGCGAAGCCGTTTGTGATCAATACCGGTCAACTGAAAACTACTGTACTGGGCACCGCGTTTAACATCAGCGCTTACCCGGGCAGGCAGAGATAA
- a CDS encoding GNAT family N-acetyltransferase: MKTDLMVAELKDVDLLHQVCTTAYTQHFADHWEPGRLAWYLDISFSPERLRKDILDPDTTYYLIYAENQPAGFVKLNDRLKDDPDGRFEEALELERIYMLPVFKGTGIGKTVMADIEAIAREKQKQSIVLYVVAANVPAIRFYERNGFGKTGETRLELSGFKEAFKPAIIMQKKLH, encoded by the coding sequence ATGAAGACTGATCTCATGGTGGCTGAACTGAAAGACGTCGACCTGCTGCACCAGGTTTGCACGACAGCCTATACGCAACATTTTGCAGACCATTGGGAACCGGGCAGACTGGCCTGGTACCTGGATATTTCTTTTTCCCCGGAACGGCTGCGGAAAGACATACTGGACCCGGATACAACTTACTACCTGATTTATGCGGAAAACCAACCGGCCGGCTTTGTGAAGCTGAATGACCGCCTCAAGGACGATCCGGACGGCCGCTTCGAAGAGGCGCTGGAACTGGAGCGCATTTACATGCTGCCCGTTTTCAAGGGCACCGGCATCGGCAAAACAGTGATGGCTGATATCGAAGCGATAGCACGGGAAAAACAAAAACAATCCATCGTATTATATGTGGTAGCTGCCAATGTACCGGCTATCCGGTTTTATGAACGCAATGGGTTCGGTAAGACGGGCGAAACAAGACTGGAGCTTTCGGGATTTAAAGAAGCCTTTAAACCGGCTATCATCATGCAGAAAAAGTTACACTGA
- a CDS encoding RagB/SusD family nutrient uptake outer membrane protein has protein sequence MQYSPLYKKLILFCVLATLTFSACKKGYLDRAATTQQQDQDIFTNFAMTDQVVNNLYSRLRGAYTYLGGYSMSSGTDEAKDASNWMASMSFNNGSWSGNNNPIGNTWRDNYVAIRQANAILEGVAKYKTPDDANNPGALNNRIGEVYFLRAYYLAELVRQFGGVIIVTKTIDQNDNAALNQSRSPYDACISQILADCDEAIKRLPLNYPSTQLGRVTKGACLALKARMLLYSASPLWAIAGKNGFLADISSNNTASDPEKWRKAAAAAKAVIDLTAAQGGAAYRLESTLADRLTMFTSNTLLSPEVIWVRMKEANQDYDRYLFPYGSNGWSGCSPTQNLVDDYEMANGLPITDPASGYDPAKPYTGRDARFYTDISYNGAPWKGRKIETFERGKDEQSTQTDHTRTGYSCRKLANESITINQGPGRDVHGILFRLAEFYLSYAEALNEYDPGNADIAKYINLIRARAGQPPLPAGLNQAEMRKRIRNERRIELSFENHRFWDVRRWKIAENTEKTIWGMRPIADAAAPDGYRYEKFKVEDRLWRNAMYVIPITTDETLRNTQLKQNEGW, from the coding sequence ATGCAATATTCACCTCTCTATAAAAAACTCATCCTCTTCTGTGTACTGGCAACGCTCACCTTCAGCGCCTGTAAAAAAGGTTATCTCGACAGGGCCGCTACCACCCAGCAACAGGACCAGGACATCTTCACCAATTTCGCTATGACAGACCAGGTGGTCAACAACCTCTACTCCAGGCTGCGTGGCGCCTATACCTACCTGGGCGGCTATTCCATGTCGTCCGGTACCGACGAAGCCAAAGACGCCTCCAACTGGATGGCCTCCATGAGCTTTAACAACGGCTCCTGGTCCGGCAACAACAACCCTATCGGTAATACCTGGCGGGATAACTATGTTGCCATCCGGCAGGCCAATGCTATCCTGGAAGGCGTGGCCAAATACAAAACCCCGGATGACGCCAACAATCCCGGCGCGCTGAACAACCGTATCGGGGAAGTGTATTTCCTCCGCGCCTATTACCTCGCGGAACTGGTACGCCAGTTCGGCGGTGTGATCATCGTCACCAAAACCATTGACCAGAACGACAATGCAGCCCTCAATCAGTCCCGTAGCCCGTATGACGCCTGCATCAGCCAGATATTGGCCGACTGCGACGAAGCGATCAAACGGCTGCCGCTAAATTACCCCTCCACGCAACTGGGCCGCGTTACCAAAGGCGCCTGCCTTGCCCTCAAGGCCCGTATGCTGCTCTACAGCGCCAGCCCGCTCTGGGCCATCGCCGGCAAGAACGGCTTCCTCGCCGATATCAGCTCCAACAACACCGCTTCCGACCCGGAGAAATGGCGTAAGGCAGCGGCAGCCGCCAAAGCGGTGATAGACCTGACCGCAGCACAGGGAGGCGCCGCCTACAGGCTGGAAAGCACACTGGCAGACAGGCTGACCATGTTCACCAGCAACACCCTGCTGAGTCCCGAAGTGATCTGGGTAAGGATGAAAGAAGCGAACCAGGATTATGACCGCTACCTCTTTCCCTATGGCAGCAACGGCTGGTCCGGATGCTCGCCCACCCAAAACCTGGTAGACGATTATGAAATGGCCAACGGCCTGCCTATTACCGATCCTGCTTCCGGCTATGATCCGGCCAAACCTTATACCGGCCGCGACGCCCGCTTTTACACCGATATCAGCTACAACGGCGCGCCCTGGAAAGGACGGAAAATAGAGACCTTTGAAAGAGGGAAGGACGAACAAAGCACGCAGACAGACCATACCCGCACCGGCTACAGCTGCCGTAAACTGGCCAATGAAAGCATCACCATCAACCAGGGCCCCGGCCGCGATGTACACGGCATCCTCTTCCGCCTGGCAGAGTTCTACCTCAGCTACGCGGAAGCGCTCAACGAATATGATCCCGGCAATGCCGATATCGCCAAATACATCAACCTGATCCGTGCCCGCGCCGGCCAGCCGCCACTGCCTGCAGGCCTGAACCAGGCCGAGATGCGCAAACGCATCCGCAACGAAAGAAGAATTGAGCTCAGCTTCGAGAACCACCGCTTCTGGGATGTACGGCGCTGGAAGATCGCAGAGAACACAGAAAAAACGATCTGGGGTATGCGGCCCATCGCCGATGCCGCCGCGCCGGACGGCTACCGCTATGAAAAGTTCAAAGTGGAAGACCGCCTGTGGCGCAACGCTATGTACGTGATCCCCATCACTACCGACGAAACCTTACGGAATACACAGTTAAAACAAAACGAGGGCTGGTAA
- a CDS encoding SusC/RagA family TonB-linked outer membrane protein, whose amino-acid sequence MHKFLAVSTQLTATLLPCMFRHGRHMAKTITLALLSILLLSSVLSASPGRAQDIATKQITLTLKNETLKSALSKVESLSGFRLAYPPEQVNLYGNVSLPKATRSVKTTLELLLANTYLNFRQSDNIIIIFRPSEPNNHTADTTVRPAPQTSNGAMRTIIGSVVENKTNVVLPGVSVQVKGTSRGTQTQSDGTYSIQVPASMKTLVFSFIGYETREVEVSASNQTDVTMTPSSLGLKDVVVVAYGQQKKATVTGAIASISTKELVQSPVSNLTNALAGRLPGLITTQRSGEPGVDASNLYIRGVGTLNGASPIIMVDGIERPMDYVDPNDIETLTILKDAAATAVLGMRGANGAILITTKRGKAGPPSVSFRASAGVTEATRLPEYLGSYDYASLLNEALKNDGAQPAFTQAQLDGYKSGKLPNTDYYKFIMKPSTVAQGNLNVSGGNNIARYFISAGYNVQDGLYAHTAENRDGYTGNNNMKRYNLRANVDVDITPDLTARVDIAGIMTDRRDGNNSASTIMNLANRMAPIYPIVNPDGSLWGNGTFQSNILGELSQKGYRRWYNNTVQGTFALTRKLDVITKNLTAKVSFSYDNTNSPSASYTRNYAVFEPLYDAQGNITSYKQSGQDTRIDPNGSFSGGGANRSTYLEATANWNRQFGRHEATAMVLWNRRLNESGSSIPKAYQSLLFRGTYNYMQKYLLEFSASYQGSENFPKESRYGFFPSISAGWVLSEESFIKDNIAAISFLKIRGSYGEVGNDQAGSDRFLWFTSWGGGDPYYFGTNASQANGWKQGAIGNPGVTWERGRQANVAIEARFWKNLLGISLDLFTQRRSKILIRRNTLSDVFGQDIKAQNIGIVDNKGLELELSHENTIGKVHYFIKPNVTFARNNIVYQDEVAQAYPWMKRTGHPIGTKFGLISEGFFKDQADVDNSPFQNFSAYGPGDMKYKKLTGKEYDFIQSNFDETAIGYARTPELMFGATLGVAYKGFDVSLLFQGAAHTDVMLNNEAVYEFFQGGKVKPFHLGRWTPETAATATYPRLHSNTNGNNHRGSSFWVKDASYVRLKNAEIGYQLPKNWVKPVGLSYVRLYANGMNLFTWDKLKDYQVDPEIGDGNGAMYPIQRIWNFGIDVRF is encoded by the coding sequence ATGCACAAGTTCTTAGCTGTGTCCACACAGCTGACAGCCACGCTATTGCCCTGTATGTTCCGCCACGGCCGGCACATGGCAAAGACCATCACCCTGGCCCTGCTCAGCATCCTGTTACTGTCATCTGTATTGTCGGCCTCTCCCGGCAGAGCACAAGACATCGCCACCAAACAGATTACCCTGACGCTGAAAAATGAAACGCTCAAAAGCGCCCTCAGCAAAGTGGAAAGCCTGTCAGGCTTCCGCCTCGCCTACCCGCCGGAACAGGTAAACCTCTACGGCAATGTCAGTCTGCCTAAAGCCACCCGCAGCGTGAAAACAACGCTTGAACTGCTGCTGGCCAACACCTATCTGAACTTCCGCCAGTCAGATAACATCATCATCATCTTTCGCCCGTCGGAACCAAACAACCACACCGCAGATACCACGGTACGTCCGGCCCCCCAGACCAGCAACGGCGCCATGCGCACTATTATCGGCTCTGTGGTGGAAAACAAAACCAACGTGGTGCTGCCGGGCGTATCTGTACAGGTAAAAGGTACCAGCAGAGGCACCCAGACACAAAGCGACGGCACCTACAGCATACAGGTGCCCGCCAGCATGAAAACACTGGTATTCTCTTTCATCGGCTATGAAACCAGGGAAGTGGAAGTATCCGCTTCCAACCAGACAGACGTGACCATGACACCCTCCAGCCTCGGTCTGAAAGACGTGGTGGTAGTCGCTTACGGCCAACAGAAAAAAGCGACCGTTACCGGCGCCATCGCCTCCATCAGCACCAAAGAACTGGTGCAAAGCCCGGTGTCCAACCTTACCAACGCACTGGCAGGACGCCTGCCAGGCCTGATCACCACCCAGCGCAGCGGCGAACCCGGCGTGGATGCCAGCAACCTGTACATCCGCGGCGTAGGCACGCTCAACGGCGCCTCCCCCATCATCATGGTAGACGGTATCGAAAGGCCCATGGATTATGTGGACCCTAACGATATCGAAACACTCACCATCCTGAAAGATGCCGCCGCCACCGCCGTACTGGGGATGCGCGGCGCCAACGGGGCCATCCTCATCACCACCAAAAGAGGCAAGGCCGGCCCGCCCTCCGTCAGCTTCCGCGCCTCCGCCGGCGTGACCGAAGCCACCCGCCTGCCGGAATACCTCGGCTCCTACGACTATGCCTCCCTGCTCAACGAAGCCCTGAAAAACGACGGCGCCCAGCCGGCTTTCACACAGGCGCAGCTGGACGGTTACAAAAGCGGTAAACTGCCCAATACCGACTACTATAAGTTCATCATGAAGCCATCGACCGTGGCCCAGGGCAACCTCAATGTGAGCGGCGGCAACAACATCGCACGTTACTTCATTTCCGCCGGCTACAACGTACAGGACGGCCTCTACGCCCATACCGCCGAAAACAGGGACGGCTACACCGGCAACAACAACATGAAACGATACAACCTGCGCGCCAACGTGGACGTGGACATCACCCCGGACCTCACCGCCCGCGTAGACATCGCCGGTATCATGACCGACCGCCGCGACGGCAACAACTCTGCCAGCACCATCATGAACCTGGCCAACCGCATGGCGCCCATCTACCCTATCGTGAACCCCGACGGGTCCCTGTGGGGCAACGGCACCTTTCAGTCCAACATTCTCGGGGAACTGTCGCAGAAAGGATACCGCCGCTGGTACAACAACACCGTGCAAGGTACCTTCGCCCTCACCCGCAAACTGGACGTCATCACCAAAAACCTTACGGCCAAAGTGTCTTTCTCCTATGACAACACCAACTCCCCCTCTGCCTCCTATACCCGCAACTACGCGGTATTTGAGCCGTTGTACGATGCACAGGGCAACATCACCAGCTACAAACAGTCGGGCCAGGATACCAGGATAGACCCGAACGGGTCTTTCAGCGGCGGCGGCGCCAACCGCAGCACCTACCTGGAAGCCACCGCCAACTGGAACCGCCAGTTCGGCCGGCATGAAGCCACCGCCATGGTGCTGTGGAACCGCCGCCTCAACGAAAGCGGGTCCTCCATTCCCAAAGCCTACCAGTCACTGCTCTTCCGGGGCACCTACAACTACATGCAAAAATACCTGCTGGAATTCAGCGCCTCCTATCAGGGCTCCGAAAACTTCCCGAAAGAGAGCCGCTACGGTTTCTTCCCCTCCATCTCCGCAGGATGGGTACTGTCTGAAGAAAGTTTTATCAAAGACAATATCGCAGCTATCAGCTTCCTGAAAATACGCGGCTCCTACGGAGAAGTGGGCAACGACCAGGCAGGCAGCGACCGGTTCCTCTGGTTTACTTCCTGGGGAGGCGGCGATCCTTATTATTTTGGCACCAACGCCAGCCAGGCCAACGGCTGGAAACAAGGCGCCATCGGCAATCCCGGCGTTACCTGGGAAAGGGGCCGCCAGGCTAACGTGGCCATCGAAGCGCGCTTCTGGAAAAACCTGCTCGGCATCTCCCTCGATCTCTTCACGCAACGCAGAAGCAAGATCCTCATCCGCCGCAACACCCTCTCCGATGTATTCGGTCAGGACATCAAAGCACAGAACATCGGCATTGTGGACAACAAAGGACTGGAACTGGAACTCAGCCATGAAAACACCATCGGCAAAGTGCATTATTTCATCAAACCCAACGTCACCTTCGCCCGCAACAACATCGTGTACCAGGATGAAGTGGCACAGGCCTATCCCTGGATGAAACGCACCGGTCACCCTATCGGCACCAAATTCGGCCTCATTTCCGAAGGTTTCTTTAAAGACCAGGCCGATGTAGACAACAGCCCGTTCCAGAATTTCTCCGCCTACGGTCCCGGCGATATGAAATATAAAAAACTCACCGGCAAGGAATATGATTTCATCCAGTCCAATTTTGACGAAACGGCTATCGGTTACGCCCGTACGCCGGAGCTCATGTTTGGCGCCACACTGGGCGTCGCCTACAAAGGCTTCGATGTATCCCTGCTTTTCCAGGGTGCCGCCCATACCGATGTGATGCTCAACAATGAAGCGGTGTATGAGTTCTTCCAGGGTGGTAAGGTAAAACCTTTCCACCTCGGCCGCTGGACACCGGAAACCGCCGCCACGGCTACCTATCCGCGCCTGCACAGCAACACCAACGGCAACAACCACCGCGGCTCTTCCTTCTGGGTAAAAGACGCCAGCTATGTGCGCCTCAAAAACGCGGAAATAGGCTACCAGCTCCCCAAAAACTGGGTAAAGCCGGTAGGCCTCTCCTATGTTCGTTTATACGCCAACGGTATGAACCTCTTTACCTGGGACAAACTGAAAGACTACCAGGTAGACCCTGAAATCGGTGACGGCAACGGCGCCATGTATCCCATTCAGCGCATCTGGAATTTCGGTATTGATGTTAGATTTTAA
- a CDS encoding RNA polymerase sigma-70 factor encodes MNIIRFGKNRIAIELHAENTDTALLRSWQNGDEKAFDQLYARHYIRLVNLAYKKTGHMEASQELVQDVFLSLYRQQSRLPENTVLENYLFIATRNRIYNHHRQQLLQLKKEALLRENYLPSSGTGPDRLELKELETRLRRKIQQLPDQCRAVFLLSREEQLSNKEVAERLHISVNTVEQHMRKALRILRASINDELIMMLVTTVALTYMM; translated from the coding sequence GTGAATATTATTAGATTTGGTAAAAATCGTATAGCCATCGAACTACACGCGGAAAATACCGATACAGCCCTGCTCAGGTCCTGGCAAAACGGCGATGAAAAAGCCTTTGACCAGCTATATGCCCGTCATTATATCAGGCTGGTGAACCTGGCCTATAAAAAGACGGGGCATATGGAAGCGTCGCAGGAACTGGTACAGGACGTGTTCCTGTCGCTCTACCGCCAACAGTCACGGTTACCCGAAAACACCGTCCTGGAAAACTACCTTTTTATCGCCACCCGTAACCGTATCTATAATCATCACCGGCAACAGCTGCTGCAACTGAAGAAGGAAGCCCTGCTGCGCGAAAACTACCTGCCTTCTTCCGGTACCGGGCCCGACAGGCTGGAACTGAAAGAGCTGGAGACAAGGCTGCGCCGTAAAATACAGCAGCTGCCGGACCAGTGCCGCGCCGTTTTCCTCCTCAGCCGTGAAGAACAGCTGTCCAACAAGGAAGTGGCGGAACGGCTGCATATTTCTGTCAATACGGTGGAACAGCACATGCGCAAGGCGCTCCGCATCCTGCGGGCGTCTATCAATGACGAGCTGATTATGATGCTGGTAACAACGGTGGCGCTGACTTATATGATGTAA
- a CDS encoding YfhO family protein — protein sequence MNNDRMNILWRHLAAIAIFAGLALLFCSPLLDGKALFQSDMMHHKGMQQEALEFYNRTGEIPMWTNSMFGGMPTYVIFTGPPVTAVWYLNKLFTLWLPNPADMLFVNMLGMYLLLCILDFRYWIRILGAIAYGFATFSVISMETGHITKVMAMAYMAPVLAGIILTYRGRWLAGACLTAIATSLLIYNNHLQITYYTLIMVAALVISSFVIALRAKQLPAFFKASALLAVAAILAILPNMDNLLILKEYTRYTIRGSESELSSKQQGKPGLDVEYAFQWSYGPGETFTMLVPGVVGNSTAEKLSVSSHTYKALTSLGVPAVQAEQLVNGRRWPLYWAGQPMTSGPVYLGVIICLLTVLSLLIIQSPHKWWWASVAVFAILISWGHNFSAFNNLLFYHLPLYNKFRAPAMALVIVQVSFVVLACWALQELISQRQPKTQLLQELQKATVITGGLVIGVAVFGPFIYSFSGPNDGALLQRYTQMLGSKEAGNTLMAALRKDRSSLLLRDGLRALVLIAITYAVLWAYLKDRLKALPALLILTAAVLFDLFQVDKNYLNEDSFMEPKQLATYISPTAADEKILQDKTPYFRVLNATVNPFLDANTSYLHKSIGGQSPAKLWIYQDLIEHQIAKNNRAVLNMLNTRYIIAPDPATHQPVAQFNPQALGNAWFVKGIHWAPDADAEMSALNDFNPADTVVIDRRFQAQAGGFTPARDSSAAITLTKYGLNDLHFSSQNSHDGFAVFSDIYYPAGWRAYIDQQEATIIRVNYALRGLKVPAGKHEITFAFRPQTFITGRKVAAVSSWVLLAMVAGGLLWEGLRRRHS from the coding sequence ATGAATAACGACCGGATGAACATCTTGTGGCGGCATCTCGCGGCCATCGCCATTTTCGCAGGCCTGGCCTTACTGTTTTGCAGTCCTCTGCTCGACGGGAAAGCCCTGTTCCAGTCAGACATGATGCATCACAAAGGCATGCAGCAGGAAGCGCTGGAATTTTACAACCGCACCGGCGAAATACCCATGTGGACCAACAGCATGTTTGGCGGCATGCCGACCTATGTGATCTTTACCGGCCCTCCGGTAACGGCCGTCTGGTATCTCAACAAGCTGTTCACCCTCTGGCTGCCCAACCCGGCAGACATGCTGTTCGTAAATATGCTGGGCATGTACCTGTTGCTATGCATCCTCGACTTCCGCTATTGGATAAGAATACTGGGCGCCATCGCCTATGGCTTCGCCACGTTCAGCGTTATCAGCATGGAAACGGGACATATCACTAAAGTGATGGCCATGGCATATATGGCGCCGGTGCTGGCAGGCATCATCCTCACCTATCGCGGACGGTGGCTGGCAGGCGCCTGTTTAACGGCGATAGCCACCAGCCTGCTCATTTACAACAACCATCTGCAGATCACCTATTACACGCTGATCATGGTGGCGGCATTGGTCATCAGCAGTTTTGTTATTGCCCTCCGGGCAAAACAATTGCCCGCGTTCTTTAAAGCGTCTGCATTACTGGCGGTAGCGGCGATACTGGCCATCCTGCCCAATATGGACAACCTGCTGATATTAAAGGAATATACCCGTTACACTATCCGCGGCAGCGAATCTGAACTGAGCAGCAAACAACAGGGCAAGCCCGGGCTCGACGTGGAATACGCTTTCCAGTGGAGCTATGGCCCGGGAGAAACGTTTACCATGCTGGTGCCCGGCGTAGTGGGCAACTCTACCGCAGAAAAACTATCCGTCAGCTCGCATACCTACAAAGCCCTCACGTCGCTGGGCGTGCCTGCCGTACAGGCGGAACAGCTGGTCAACGGCCGCCGCTGGCCGCTGTACTGGGCGGGGCAACCCATGACGTCCGGACCGGTATACCTGGGCGTCATCATTTGTTTGTTAACGGTGCTGTCATTACTGATCATCCAAAGCCCGCATAAATGGTGGTGGGCCAGCGTGGCTGTCTTCGCCATCCTGATCAGCTGGGGCCATAACTTCAGCGCCTTCAATAACCTCCTGTTCTATCATCTCCCGTTATATAACAAATTCAGGGCGCCGGCCATGGCGCTGGTCATTGTACAGGTATCCTTTGTGGTGCTGGCTTGCTGGGCATTGCAGGAGCTGATCAGCCAGCGGCAGCCCAAAACGCAGCTGCTGCAGGAGTTACAGAAAGCGACGGTTATCACCGGCGGACTGGTAATCGGCGTGGCTGTTTTCGGCCCTTTCATTTATTCCTTCAGCGGTCCCAACGACGGGGCGCTGTTACAACGATACACGCAGATGCTGGGCAGCAAAGAGGCCGGCAATACGCTGATGGCCGCGCTCAGGAAAGACCGCAGCAGCCTGTTGCTGCGCGATGGGCTGCGGGCGCTGGTGCTGATCGCTATCACCTATGCGGTACTGTGGGCATATCTCAAAGACAGGCTGAAAGCCCTGCCGGCACTGCTGATACTAACGGCCGCGGTATTGTTTGATCTGTTCCAGGTAGATAAAAACTATCTGAACGAAGACAGTTTTATGGAGCCTAAGCAGCTGGCGACCTACATTTCACCCACTGCTGCCGATGAAAAGATCCTTCAGGACAAAACCCCTTATTTCCGGGTGCTGAACGCTACGGTAAACCCGTTCCTCGATGCTAACACTTCTTATCTGCATAAGTCCATCGGCGGACAAAGCCCGGCCAAACTGTGGATCTACCAGGACCTGATAGAGCACCAGATCGCCAAAAATAACCGTGCGGTGCTCAATATGCTGAACACCCGGTACATCATTGCACCGGACCCGGCCACCCACCAACCGGTAGCGCAGTTCAATCCCCAGGCGCTGGGCAACGCCTGGTTTGTGAAGGGTATCCACTGGGCGCCCGATGCGGATGCCGAGATGAGCGCCCTGAACGATTTTAACCCCGCAGATACAGTAGTGATTGACCGCCGGTTCCAGGCGCAGGCAGGTGGCTTCACCCCTGCCAGGGACAGCAGCGCCGCTATTACGCTGACGAAGTATGGCCTGAACGACCTGCATTTCAGCAGTCAGAACAGCCATGACGGTTTTGCCGTTTTCTCCGATATCTACTACCCTGCCGGCTGGCGCGCCTATATCGATCAGCAGGAGGCAACCATTATCAGGGTGAACTATGCATTGCGCGGATTAAAGGTCCCTGCCGGCAAACATGAGATTACGTTCGCCTTCCGGCCGCAGACTTTCATTACCGGCCGTAAGGTAGCCGCGGTCTCTTCCTGGGTGTTGCTGGCGATGGTAGCCGGGGGACTGCTATGGGAGGGCTTGCGCAGGCGCCATTCGTAA
- a CDS encoding basic secretory protein-like protein: MKTIRLIILCTGLFVHACAHDSSTAAPAAVMPAVTTDSITRGDYTLVFINQSPTFDLQLKERMINTFFTVYPVLANAYNPNTLKKVTFVIDPSYTGVAATSGGRVVYNPEWFRQHPGDIDVVTHEVMHVVQSYPGGAGPGWLTEGIADYVRYRYGVDNDGAGWSLTAFNPSQRYDNSYRITARFLVWLEKNFSDKLVKILDDHMRRKTYSPGIWQSQTGKSLDDLWQDYASRPAL; the protein is encoded by the coding sequence ATGAAAACGATCCGATTAATCATACTCTGCACCGGCCTGTTCGTCCATGCTTGTGCCCACGACAGCAGCACGGCTGCACCGGCGGCCGTTATGCCGGCCGTCACCACCGATTCCATTACCCGCGGAGACTATACGCTGGTGTTCATCAACCAATCGCCCACTTTCGACCTGCAGCTAAAAGAAAGAATGATCAATACCTTCTTTACCGTATACCCGGTGCTGGCCAATGCCTACAATCCCAACACGCTGAAGAAGGTCACTTTTGTGATCGATCCTTCCTATACCGGCGTGGCCGCCACCAGCGGCGGACGGGTGGTATATAATCCCGAATGGTTCCGGCAGCATCCCGGCGACATCGACGTGGTGACACATGAAGTGATGCACGTCGTACAGTCATACCCGGGAGGCGCCGGCCCCGGCTGGCTCACTGAAGGCATCGCCGACTATGTGCGTTACCGTTATGGTGTGGATAACGACGGCGCCGGCTGGTCGCTGACGGCGTTCAACCCGTCACAGCGGTACGACAACAGCTATCGTATCACCGCCCGTTTCCTGGTATGGCTCGAAAAAAATTTCAGCGACAAGCTCGTCAAAATACTCGACGATCACATGCGCCGTAAAACATATTCACCCGGCATCTGGCAAAGCCAGACAGGTAAATCCCTGGATGACCTGTGGCAGGACTACGCCAGCCGGCCAGCTTTATAA